In bacterium, a genomic segment contains:
- a CDS encoding DUF6067 family protein has translation MKGRFPVREKIILVQILFFLFCFMLFSNETFKEDIGKKLNFSFELVTENFIPENWTIWKVGKAQGIAEIDENTFYEGKKSIKISNAKGTFGWGYQSPFSIEEIKRIVGPEMEIKISVYVKGENVSGLPYIGLDWWRESIAGWISKSEKHLPTGTYDWQKIEFVVNQIPQNAKYFRIQLATYSCNGTIWFDKLELTVNNKKIEEILAQISEKEKAISSKSALVSENSNVRIWYEIPTQKVFPESIPPINKSEEIIIKCAKGEYEPFQLVLTPYKNFEKVNIDFTNLFYSQNSKVFINKNNFSCYEVGVITYSIKGKIPDPLIPIESFIELKEGESKSIWINVYVPEGVNSGEYKGEIILNFENKLEYKVPLKLIVWDFSLPKKTNLEIVANLWGSPILQVDKRPWDEILKDYIPDIVSHRIRGVSIGLPNAKFQNGNMYISKEDLEVLEKRIKFLKDCGIDIFITSAGPWINTGSTYIGQLKWNSDAIWRPESLEIPIKIMSEDFKKYYKQYHEILSDFFEKIKIRDNVLLYIYDEPSYEALKNLCEICKFLSDINPPLKIFMTSVPNALLNPYISVWCPPTSSIDDNLKLMTMRQKKGEKIYLYHNYLYLINQPALNSRIMPWILYKYNFDGYLFWSINAWGQNPWEIIKSDGDGYLLYPNLKGEGKPCSTIRWELWREGIEDYDYFVMLEEKINNLNQNKNLGVKERESVHKAEITLCKIYTLVKSWNNYSKDPVDYYNLREEIANYIIELNKIEKLF, from the coding sequence ATGAAAGGGAGGTTTCCGGTGAGAGAAAAAATAATTTTGGTGCAAATTTTATTTTTTTTGTTTTGTTTTATGCTTTTTAGCAATGAAACCTTTAAAGAAGATATAGGGAAAAAATTAAATTTTTCATTTGAATTAGTTACTGAAAACTTCATTCCCGAAAATTGGACTATCTGGAAAGTTGGAAAAGCACAAGGAATTGCAGAAATAGATGAAAACACTTTTTATGAAGGGAAAAAGTCAATAAAGATTTCAAATGCAAAGGGAACATTTGGATGGGGATATCAATCTCCATTTTCCATAGAAGAAATAAAAAGGATAGTAGGTCCTGAGATGGAGATAAAAATTTCAGTATATGTAAAAGGAGAGAATGTGTCAGGACTACCTTATATAGGATTGGACTGGTGGAGAGAATCTATAGCAGGTTGGATTTCTAAATCAGAAAAGCATTTACCAACAGGGACTTATGATTGGCAAAAAATAGAATTTGTTGTAAATCAAATTCCTCAGAATGCTAAATATTTTAGAATTCAATTAGCAACATATAGTTGTAATGGAACAATATGGTTTGATAAATTAGAGTTAACAGTTAATAATAAAAAGATTGAAGAAATTTTGGCTCAAATTTCAGAAAAAGAAAAAGCAATATCTTCTAAATCTGCCCTTGTTAGTGAGAATAGTAATGTTCGAATATGGTATGAAATACCTACCCAAAAAGTTTTTCCCGAAAGTATACCACCTATAAATAAGAGCGAAGAAATAATTATTAAATGTGCTAAAGGTGAATATGAACCTTTTCAATTAGTTTTAACACCTTATAAAAATTTTGAAAAAGTTAATATTGACTTCACGAATTTATTTTATTCTCAGAACTCAAAGGTTTTTATTAATAAAAACAATTTTTCTTGTTATGAAGTGGGAGTTATAACATATTCTATAAAAGGGAAAATTCCAGACCCATTAATACCAATAGAAAGTTTTATAGAACTAAAAGAAGGAGAGAGTAAATCTATCTGGATAAATGTATATGTTCCTGAAGGAGTAAATTCTGGGGAATATAAAGGGGAGATTATTTTGAATTTTGAAAATAAGTTAGAGTATAAAGTTCCTCTTAAATTAATAGTATGGGATTTTTCTTTACCAAAGAAAACCAACCTTGAAATTGTTGCAAATTTATGGGGTTCTCCCATATTACAAGTTGATAAAAGACCCTGGGATGAAATTCTAAAGGATTATATACCTGATATTGTTTCACACCGGATAAGAGGAGTTTCTATAGGATTACCCAATGCAAAATTTCAAAATGGGAATATGTATATTTCGAAAGAAGATTTAGAAGTTTTAGAAAAAAGAATAAAATTTTTGAAAGATTGTGGAATAGATATTTTCATTACCAGTGCAGGTCCATGGATAAATACAGGTTCAACATATATAGGACAATTAAAGTGGAATTCCGATGCAATATGGAGACCAGAATCATTAGAAATACCAATTAAAATAATGAGTGAAGATTTCAAAAAATATTATAAACAGTATCATGAAATTTTATCTGATTTTTTTGAAAAAATTAAAATAAGAGATAATGTTTTACTATATATTTATGATGAACCTAGTTATGAAGCACTAAAAAATTTATGTGAAATCTGCAAGTTTTTATCTGATATAAACCCTCCTTTAAAGATTTTTATGACTTCAGTTCCCAATGCTTTACTTAATCCTTACATAAGTGTCTGGTGTCCTCCTACTAGTTCTATTGATGATAATTTAAAATTAATGACAATGAGACAAAAGAAAGGAGAAAAAATATATCTTTATCATAATTATTTATATCTTATAAACCAGCCGGCTTTAAATTCAAGAATTATGCCTTGGATTTTATATAAATATAATTTTGATGGATATTTATTCTGGTCTATCAATGCATGGGGACAAAATCCATGGGAAATAATAAAATCAGATGGAGATGGATATCTTTTATATCCAAACTTAAAAGGGGAAGGGAAACCGTGTTCCACAATAAGATGGGAATTATGGAGAGAAGGTATAGAAGATTATGATTATTTTGTTATGTTAGAAGAAAAGATAAATAATTTAAATCAAAATAAAAATTTGGGTGTAAAGGAAAGAGAGAGTGTTCATAAAGCAGAAATAACATTATGTAAAATATATACATTAGTAAAAAGTTGGAATAATTATTCTAAAGATCCTGTTGATTACTATAATTTAAGAGAAGAAATTGCAAATTACATAATTGAATTAAACAAAATAGAAAAATTATTCTAG
- a CDS encoding DUF1559 domain-containing protein, protein MRRKYLEFPSLVKRGLGRFSKVSGFTLIELLVVIAIIAILAAMLLPALSKAREKARQSSCMNNLKQYGIAFYLYAQDFNGYLPPDTFPLSYGGDLTSWCRNSFFLSYIYGTNRKKGADYPKPYIWICPSDRVRTNGYSYGMNQVARLKKLDRCRRPSSTFLAMDFYSEFWNPWWNIGLENPVWRHNDGINVLFVDGHVGWEHKRTLGGRVLGSDPRFNGW, encoded by the coding sequence ATGAGAAGAAAATATTTGGAATTCCCCTCTTTAGTAAAGAGGGGTCTGGGGAGATTTTCTAAGGTGTCTGGTTTTACCTTAATAGAGTTGCTGGTGGTAATAGCGATAATAGCGATTCTTGCCGCTATGTTACTACCTGCATTAAGTAAGGCAAGAGAAAAAGCAAGACAATCAAGCTGTATGAATAACTTAAAACAATATGGAATAGCGTTTTATTTATATGCGCAGGATTTTAATGGATATTTACCCCCAGATACTTTTCCTCTTTCTTATGGTGGAGACCTTACAAGTTGGTGTAGAAATTCATTTTTTTTATCTTATATTTATGGAACAAATAGAAAGAAAGGAGCGGATTATCCAAAACCTTATATATGGATATGTCCTTCTGATAGAGTGAGGACTAATGGATATAGTTATGGAATGAATCAAGTTGCACGTTTAAAAAAATTAGATAGATGTAGAAGACCAAGCAGTACATTTCTTGCTATGGATTTTTATAGTGAATTTTGGAACCCATGGTGGAATATTGGGTTAGAAAATCCAGTTTGGAGACATAATGATGGAATAAATGTTCTTTTTGTAGATGGACATGTTGGATGGGAACATAAAAGGACTTTAGGAGGAAGAGTATTAGGTTCTGATCCAAGATTTAATGGATGGTAA